The sequence below is a genomic window from Methanoculleus sp. 7T.
TCACGGAGGCGAGCCGCGAGTGCGTCAGGGTGGCCATGCCGGCCGCGGGCATGGAGAACGCCCACGGCACGACCCACGGGGGCGCGATCTTCGCCCTTGCAGACCACGCCTTCGGCGTCGCCGGAAACCTGGACGGGGTCGACCAGATAGGGCTCTCCGCCCATATCCGCTACTTTTCTCCGCCGACGACCGGCACGCTCGAAGCGGTCGCCCGGAAGATCTCGGAGACCGAGAGGACGTCCGTTTACGCAGTCGACGTCTACTCCGGCAGCCGGCACATCGCCTCGTTCGAGGGGATCGGGTTCAAGACCGGGGAAGCGGGGAAGCGGGGGTAGGGGGCTGTTT
It includes:
- a CDS encoding PaaI family thioesterase, with the protein product MRQADSCGFARLLGMKVTEASRECVRVAMPAAGMENAHGTTHGGAIFALADHAFGVAGNLDGVDQIGLSAHIRYFSPPTTGTLEAVARKISETERTSVYAVDVYSGSRHIASFEGIGFKTGEAGKRG